Proteins encoded within one genomic window of Nonomuraea gerenzanensis:
- a CDS encoding dihydrodipicolinate synthase family protein: MSTPIDARAAGVRDRLRGGLTAAALTPMTGAGEVDLDVAESYFRRLAASGADALAVLAHTGRGPLLPAQVRAGVISRARRAGVPVVVGVGGARGGGASSAVEDARMAAELGADAVLVFPEPGDRVALHEAVWSAAGLPMIAFDLYTNPCPPATLRRILSLPGVAGLKTALLSDAMACQETIALTLEAGRLAITGEDRMFAASLLWGAQAALVGIAAASVGTTAAVLRAYEGADLRGFEKAAARLDRLAAATFTAPMEGYVQRMAWLAAAEGLVPEEYAHDPHGPALPDGERAKVLAA; encoded by the coding sequence ATGAGCACGCCGATCGATGCGCGGGCCGCCGGGGTGCGTGACCGCCTGCGCGGTGGCCTGACCGCCGCCGCGCTCACGCCGATGACCGGGGCCGGCGAGGTGGATCTCGACGTGGCGGAGTCGTACTTCCGCCGGCTGGCCGCCTCGGGCGCCGACGCCCTGGCCGTCCTCGCGCACACCGGGCGCGGGCCGTTGCTGCCCGCGCAGGTGCGTGCCGGGGTGATCTCCCGCGCCCGCCGCGCGGGCGTCCCGGTCGTCGTGGGCGTCGGCGGCGCGCGGGGCGGCGGCGCCTCCAGCGCGGTCGAGGACGCGCGGATGGCCGCGGAGCTGGGCGCCGACGCGGTGCTGGTGTTCCCCGAGCCCGGCGACAGGGTGGCGCTGCACGAGGCGGTGTGGTCGGCCGCCGGGCTGCCGATGATCGCCTTCGACCTCTACACGAACCCGTGCCCGCCCGCCACGCTGCGCCGGATCCTCAGCCTGCCCGGGGTCGCCGGCCTCAAGACGGCGCTGCTGTCGGACGCGATGGCGTGCCAGGAGACGATCGCCCTGACCCTGGAGGCCGGCCGGCTGGCGATCACCGGCGAGGACCGCATGTTCGCCGCCTCGCTGCTGTGGGGCGCGCAGGCGGCGCTGGTGGGCATCGCCGCCGCCTCGGTGGGCACGACGGCGGCGGTGCTGCGCGCGTACGAGGGCGCGGACCTGCGTGGCTTCGAGAAGGCCGCCGCGCGCCTGGACCGGCTGGCGGCGGCCACGTTCACCGCGCCCATGGAGGGTTACGTCCAGCGCATGGCCTGGCTCGCCGCCGCGGAGGGGCTCGTCCCCGAGGAGTACGCCCACGACCCCCACGGGCCCGCGCTGCCGGACGGCGAGCGCGCCAAGGTGCTGGCCGCGTAG
- a CDS encoding amidohydrolase family protein has product MIIDVHAHWGPWFFTMDVAGANLTAMDRFGIDLSIVSATEAVIYDAPAGNRALAAWLAGQDRHLGYVTVNPRRQADAERDLRAYLPTGRFVGVKLHTDYTRSPVSSPQTREALAMVAEAGVPALVHTWGATVLDLAEVCLATPGLRVIAGHMGADGHAHAIEAAGACDRLYLEPCYSHAPAGRIAQVAAAVDRTRLLFGTDSTLIDPASAFGAVAAAGLDAETAELVAWRNAVRLFDLDITA; this is encoded by the coding sequence ATGATCATCGACGTGCACGCGCACTGGGGCCCGTGGTTCTTCACCATGGACGTGGCCGGCGCCAACCTGACCGCCATGGACCGCTTCGGCATCGACCTGTCGATCGTCTCGGCCACCGAGGCGGTGATCTACGACGCCCCGGCGGGCAACCGGGCCCTGGCCGCCTGGCTGGCGGGCCAGGACCGCCACCTCGGCTACGTCACCGTCAACCCCCGCAGGCAGGCCGACGCCGAGCGGGACCTGCGCGCGTACCTGCCCACCGGCAGGTTCGTCGGCGTCAAGCTCCACACCGACTACACCCGGTCGCCCGTCTCCTCGCCCCAGACCCGCGAGGCGCTGGCCATGGTCGCGGAGGCGGGCGTGCCCGCGCTCGTCCACACGTGGGGCGCCACGGTGCTGGACCTGGCCGAGGTCTGCCTGGCCACGCCCGGCCTGCGGGTGATCGCCGGGCACATGGGCGCCGACGGCCACGCGCACGCGATCGAGGCGGCCGGCGCCTGCGACCGCCTCTACCTCGAACCGTGCTACTCCCACGCCCCGGCCGGCCGGATCGCGCAGGTGGCGGCGGCGGTGGACCGCACGCGGCTGCTCTTCGGCACCGACTCGACCCTCATCGACCCGGCCTCGGCGTTCGGGGCGGTGGCGGCGGCGGGGCTGGACGCGGAGACGGCCGAGCTGGTCGCGTGGCGGAACGCCGTACGACTTTTCGATCTGGACATTACGGCCTAG
- a CDS encoding DegT/DnrJ/EryC1/StrS family aminotransferase: MAEPAGRTLGDEEVAALDRVIRSGMLNSVWGTEARALEREVAELYGSRHAISCASGTAALHLSVVAAAPDPGDEIITTPITDFGTVAPILAQNAVPVFADVDPADGNLDPDAVAALIGPRTRAIMVVHLFGAPAKVEELRRLADRHGLTLIEDCAQAWLTELPGGRYAGTAGHVGTLSLQQWKHITCGDGGLALTDDDELARRMRLFADKGWDRAAGRSHESLGLNYRMTELQAAVARAQLAKLPGVVASRRRTAGELVEALRGLKAEGVELGLPRPAGHAWWLFPLVLPGGGAPELAARLSAAGIPARAGYLKEPLNRAPLWDGPVYGSSRYPLEGYRPAPCPEAERLVAATLLTLDWNEHYTSEHVKAITEAIASHSAHP, translated from the coding sequence ATGGCCGAGCCCGCGGGCCGCACCCTCGGCGACGAGGAGGTGGCCGCGCTGGACCGCGTCATCCGCTCCGGCATGCTCAACTCCGTGTGGGGGACCGAGGCGCGGGCACTCGAACGCGAGGTGGCGGAGCTGTACGGCTCCCGCCACGCGATCTCGTGCGCATCCGGCACCGCGGCCCTCCACCTGTCGGTCGTGGCGGCGGCGCCGGACCCCGGTGACGAGATCATCACGACGCCGATCACGGACTTCGGGACCGTGGCCCCCATCTTGGCGCAGAACGCGGTTCCTGTCTTCGCCGACGTGGACCCGGCCGACGGCAACCTCGATCCGGACGCCGTGGCGGCGCTCATCGGGCCGCGCACCCGCGCGATCATGGTGGTGCACCTGTTCGGCGCGCCCGCCAAGGTCGAGGAGCTGCGCAGGCTGGCCGACCGGCACGGCCTCACGCTCATCGAGGACTGCGCGCAGGCGTGGCTGACCGAGCTGCCCGGCGGCCGGTACGCGGGCACGGCCGGCCACGTCGGCACCCTGAGCCTGCAGCAGTGGAAGCACATCACCTGCGGCGACGGCGGCCTGGCGCTCACCGACGACGACGAGCTGGCCAGGCGCATGCGGCTGTTCGCGGACAAGGGCTGGGACCGGGCGGCGGGACGCTCGCACGAGAGCCTGGGCCTGAACTACCGGATGACCGAGCTGCAGGCGGCGGTGGCCCGCGCCCAGCTCGCGAAGCTGCCCGGGGTCGTCGCGTCCAGGCGCCGCACGGCCGGCGAGCTCGTCGAGGCCCTGCGCGGGCTGAAGGCGGAGGGGGTCGAGCTGGGGCTGCCGCGGCCCGCCGGGCACGCGTGGTGGCTGTTCCCGCTCGTCCTGCCCGGCGGAGGCGCGCCCGAGCTGGCGGCGCGCCTGTCCGCGGCCGGGATTCCGGCACGGGCCGGTTACCTGAAGGAGCCCCTCAACCGGGCCCCGCTGTGGGACGGCCCCGTCTACGGCTCCTCCCGCTACCCCCTGGAGGGCTACCGCCCGGCCCCGTGCCCGGAGGCCGAACGCCTGGTCGCCGCCACGCTGCTGACCCTCGACTGGAACGAGCACTACACGTCCGAGCACGTCAAGGCCATCACGGAAGCCATCGCGAGCCACTCCGCCCACCCCTAG
- a CDS encoding NAD-dependent epimerase/dehydratase family protein: protein MRTTAELEERLARPSPGLVDDLGKLDGDIMILGAGGKLGPSLVRLALKATGGDRRIIAVSRFSEPGLAQALQDEGATVVAADVADEGALRELPDAPHVVFLVGAKFGTSGRAHAAWFTNTYLPGRVADRFAGSRIAALSTGNVYPLVPVTGGGSTEGSPTGPVGDYAMSCLGRERVLTYFAERNRTPMSLLRLNYAVELRYGVLVDLAQKVLAGEPIDLTTGQVNVVWQGYANEVALRSLLLADVPPYVLNVTGPELISVRQAARALGEALGKEPVFTGEEAPTALLSNASRCHRLFGYPELTPAELIEHTARWVAGGGPLLGKPTKFERRDGRF, encoded by the coding sequence GTGCGCACGACAGCGGAACTCGAGGAGCGGCTGGCACGGCCGAGCCCCGGGCTCGTCGACGATCTGGGCAAGCTCGACGGCGACATCATGATCCTCGGCGCCGGCGGCAAGCTCGGCCCGAGCCTCGTACGCCTGGCGCTGAAGGCCACCGGCGGTGACAGGCGGATCATCGCGGTGTCCCGCTTCTCCGAGCCGGGTCTGGCCCAGGCCCTCCAGGACGAGGGCGCCACGGTGGTCGCGGCCGACGTCGCCGACGAGGGCGCGCTGCGCGAGCTGCCGGACGCGCCCCACGTGGTGTTCCTGGTCGGCGCCAAGTTCGGCACGAGCGGCCGCGCGCACGCCGCCTGGTTCACCAACACCTACCTGCCGGGCCGCGTCGCCGACCGGTTCGCGGGCAGCAGGATCGCGGCGCTGTCCACCGGGAACGTCTATCCCCTCGTCCCCGTCACCGGCGGCGGCAGCACCGAGGGCTCGCCCACCGGTCCTGTCGGCGACTACGCGATGAGCTGCCTGGGCAGGGAGCGCGTGCTGACGTACTTCGCCGAGCGGAACCGCACGCCCATGTCGCTGCTGCGCCTCAACTACGCGGTCGAGTTGCGTTACGGCGTGCTGGTCGACCTCGCGCAGAAGGTGCTCGCCGGGGAGCCGATCGACCTGACGACGGGTCAGGTGAACGTGGTCTGGCAGGGCTACGCCAACGAGGTGGCGCTGCGGTCGCTGCTGCTCGCCGACGTGCCGCCGTACGTGCTCAACGTCACAGGACCCGAGCTGATCTCGGTGCGGCAGGCGGCGCGGGCGCTCGGCGAGGCGCTCGGCAAGGAGCCGGTGTTCACCGGGGAGGAGGCGCCGACGGCGCTGCTGTCGAACGCGTCGCGCTGCCACCGCCTGTTCGGCTACCCCGAGCTGACCCCCGCCGAGCTGATCGAGCACACGGCGCGCTGGGTCGCCGGCGGCGGGCCGCTGCTGGGCAAGCCCACCAAGTTCGAGCGCCGCGACGGACGTTTCTGA
- a CDS encoding carbohydrate ABC transporter permease, with protein MRQRLRDPITGLLFVLPMLVLFLIFRIFPTLGAAGMSLTNWNIGGEWSFVGADNYTRLVNDPNFWSSLQATLIYTVIYVPLVMAVSLCTALLLNSIVFMRGLFRGILFLPYVTSFVFAGLIWRWIYEFDGLLNGMLAKLDLGPVGFMERAELVLPALAVVSCWKGFGYSMLILLAGLKAIPGSYLEAARVDGAGPWQRFRSITLPLLKPAIFFVLVIETISSFQVFDTIYVMTGGGPAKASYTLIYGIFERGFRFWEFGYAATWGMVLFAIVLVVSLIQRRFVGKENT; from the coding sequence GTGCGTCAACGCCTGCGTGACCCGATCACGGGGCTGCTGTTCGTGCTCCCGATGCTCGTGCTGTTCCTGATCTTCAGGATCTTCCCCACCCTCGGGGCGGCGGGCATGAGCCTGACGAACTGGAACATCGGCGGCGAGTGGAGCTTCGTCGGCGCCGACAACTACACGCGGCTCGTCAACGACCCGAACTTCTGGTCCAGCCTTCAGGCCACGCTGATCTACACCGTCATCTACGTGCCGCTGGTGATGGCCGTCTCGCTCTGCACCGCCCTGCTGCTGAACTCGATCGTCTTCATGCGCGGGCTGTTCCGCGGCATCCTCTTCCTGCCGTACGTGACCAGCTTCGTCTTCGCCGGCCTCATCTGGCGCTGGATCTACGAGTTCGACGGGCTGCTCAACGGGATGCTGGCCAAGCTGGACCTGGGGCCCGTCGGCTTCATGGAGCGGGCCGAGCTGGTGCTGCCCGCCCTGGCCGTCGTCTCCTGCTGGAAGGGCTTCGGCTACTCGATGCTGATCCTGCTGGCGGGGCTGAAGGCCATCCCCGGCTCCTATCTGGAGGCGGCCAGGGTGGACGGGGCCGGCCCGTGGCAGCGCTTCCGCAGCATCACCCTGCCCCTGCTGAAGCCGGCGATCTTCTTCGTGCTGGTGATCGAGACCATCTCCTCGTTCCAGGTCTTCGACACGATCTACGTGATGACCGGCGGCGGGCCCGCCAAGGCCAGCTACACCCTCATCTACGGCATCTTCGAACGCGGCTTCAGGTTCTGGGAGTTCGGCTACGCGGCCACCTGGGGGATGGTGCTCTTCGCCATCGTGCTGGTCGTCTCGCTGATCCAGCGCCGGTTCGTCGGCAAGGAGAACACATGA
- a CDS encoding ABC transporter substrate-binding protein, protein MRNKAAAGLAVALSVVIGGCGSGGSGSDKSAVTLWMYPVISDQAKNKAFWDKVEKDFEAKNPAIDVTVDQQPWDGRQEKITTALASRKGFDLVVLGPDQIPQYAQQGTLEPVDDVIAADKAGYLPNALTALTVDGKLYGVPVYQTITAPIYNKKLFADAGVTKVPETLAELKEAAPKLAAKKVAVLDYPGKPEVSLNQSFYPILWANGGSVFSPDGKSVTVNSQEGVASLQLLLDLKAAGGLPENTASKGNDIEGGALAAGKTAMYHAATALNADQLGAAIGAENVGIGLPLEGTRRVAFGIPGGLVLAKHSENKDAARKLAAYIASPEVAGPLAKESGFFSARTDVTIPDQSATSKEFAKSLQYAFPGDTHPKARQVMAMVAAHVQAALIGEEDAKTALDAAAKEGNDLLASGG, encoded by the coding sequence ATGAGAAACAAAGCGGCAGCAGGCCTCGCGGTCGCCCTCAGCGTCGTGATCGGCGGGTGCGGTTCCGGCGGCTCGGGCTCGGACAAGAGCGCGGTGACTCTCTGGATGTACCCCGTCATCTCCGACCAGGCCAAGAACAAGGCCTTCTGGGACAAGGTCGAGAAGGACTTCGAGGCCAAGAACCCGGCGATCGACGTCACCGTCGACCAGCAGCCCTGGGACGGCCGCCAGGAGAAGATCACCACGGCGCTGGCCTCCAGGAAGGGCTTCGACCTGGTCGTGCTCGGCCCGGACCAGATCCCCCAGTACGCCCAGCAGGGCACCCTGGAGCCCGTGGACGACGTGATCGCGGCCGACAAGGCCGGCTACCTGCCCAACGCCCTCACCGCGCTGACCGTGGACGGCAAGCTCTACGGCGTGCCCGTCTACCAGACGATCACCGCCCCCATCTACAACAAGAAGCTCTTCGCCGACGCCGGAGTCACCAAGGTGCCGGAGACGCTGGCCGAGCTGAAGGAGGCCGCACCCAAGCTGGCCGCCAAGAAGGTCGCCGTGCTCGACTATCCCGGCAAGCCGGAGGTCTCGCTCAACCAGAGCTTCTACCCGATCCTGTGGGCCAACGGCGGCTCGGTGTTCTCCCCCGACGGCAAGAGCGTGACCGTCAACAGCCAGGAGGGCGTCGCCAGCCTGCAGCTCCTGCTCGACCTCAAGGCGGCGGGCGGCCTGCCCGAGAACACCGCCAGCAAGGGCAACGACATCGAGGGCGGCGCGCTCGCCGCCGGCAAGACCGCGATGTACCACGCGGCCACGGCGCTCAACGCCGACCAGCTCGGCGCCGCGATCGGCGCCGAGAACGTGGGCATCGGCCTGCCGCTGGAGGGCACCAGGCGGGTCGCGTTCGGCATCCCCGGCGGCCTGGTCCTGGCCAAGCACTCCGAGAACAAGGACGCGGCCAGGAAACTCGCCGCCTACATCGCCTCGCCCGAGGTCGCCGGGCCGCTGGCCAAGGAGTCGGGCTTCTTCTCCGCGCGTACCGACGTGACGATCCCCGACCAGTCGGCCACGTCCAAGGAGTTCGCCAAGTCGCTGCAGTACGCCTTCCCCGGCGACACCCACCCCAAGGCCCGCCAGGTCATGGCGATGGTCGCGGCCCACGTCCAGGCGGCGCTGATCGGCGAGGAGGACGCCAAGACGGCCCTCGACGCCGCCGCCAAGGAGGGCAACGACCTGCTGGCCAGCGGTGGCTGA
- a CDS encoding carbohydrate ABC transporter permease, whose product MTLTATRPAAVRERQAARPRRHGRRWPLYTLLAIMSLLTLGPFAAMVIVALSPRNAPTVPAQWPDSLTLDNIAQVLSASGFAEWTLNSLIYSGVSVVIILLTASMAGYAFAKKRFPGRDAMLWTFLATMMVPFQATLIPLYVLISDLDGVDTFWGLIVPTLANSQAVFLMRQFILGLPDELFDAAKVDGASELRVYWTIVVPLTKPILATLGVFVFLWHWNDFLWPLVISQSDATRTLTVGLTVLKTEEMQWSLLMSSAAVSAVPCLVVFFLLQRYLVNSIAMTGLK is encoded by the coding sequence ATGACGTTGACGGCCACGCGCCCCGCCGCCGTCCGCGAGCGGCAGGCCGCCAGGCCCCGCCGCCACGGCCGGCGGTGGCCGCTCTACACGCTGCTCGCGATCATGTCGCTGCTGACGCTCGGCCCGTTCGCCGCGATGGTCATCGTGGCGCTGTCGCCCAGGAACGCGCCCACCGTGCCGGCGCAGTGGCCCGACTCGCTCACCCTCGACAACATCGCGCAGGTGCTGAGCGCGTCGGGGTTCGCCGAGTGGACGCTCAACTCGCTGATCTACTCGGGCGTCTCCGTGGTGATCATCCTGCTCACCGCGTCGATGGCCGGCTACGCGTTCGCCAAGAAGCGCTTCCCGGGGCGCGACGCCATGTTGTGGACGTTCCTGGCCACCATGATGGTGCCGTTCCAGGCCACGCTCATCCCGCTGTACGTGCTCATCTCCGACCTCGACGGCGTGGACACCTTCTGGGGCCTGATCGTGCCGACGCTGGCCAACTCGCAGGCGGTCTTCCTGATGCGCCAGTTCATCCTGGGGCTGCCCGACGAGCTGTTCGACGCCGCCAAGGTGGACGGGGCCTCGGAGCTGCGCGTCTACTGGACGATCGTGGTGCCGCTGACCAAGCCGATCCTGGCCACCCTCGGCGTGTTCGTCTTCCTGTGGCACTGGAACGACTTCCTGTGGCCGCTGGTGATCTCGCAGAGCGACGCCACGCGGACGCTGACGGTCGGGCTCACGGTGCTGAAGACGGAGGAGATGCAGTGGTCGCTGCTGATGTCCTCCGCGGCGGTCTCGGCGGTGCCGTGCCTGGTGGTCTTCTTCCTGCTGCAGCGCTACCTGGTCAACAGCATCGCGATGACCGGCCTGAAGTGA
- a CDS encoding PQQ-like beta-propeller repeat protein — MIPRRRFLHAAAVSTAAVSLPAVSLPAAPALAATREPKGTITDLGPASVAGPLGNAEFVGDVLYLGSRGLSPNVVGAYDLGQDKVTAHFEIPTGVGIWAMCKVGTDVYVGTHSRSDLYRIDTLTGTTTRLAQYTDDYIWTMAASPDGKVYLGTSQPGRVLEYDPATGATRDLGEPAPGEAYVRSIQADDTHVYAGVGTNAHLVAIDRRTGEKRDLLPAEVADRDWVSSMSISDTHVAGGMNSLAELLVLEKADPAAYRVVKATAPGEKYIVSVLIHDGWVYFAGRPSGTFYRYELATGTYEVLGVPFPEAQTVRLLAHGGRVYGVQEPGVFVYDPATGDLGYLSHVQKGFRAAPEEPMSVHCDGERVYVGGKGGCDLHDLATGEVTRLPVPGEPKTIMTAGTTTYLGVYTQAALYSHRAGDPEAKLLFRTGHNQDRPKDLVHDRLTGLIVMSTQPEPGHQNGALDVYDPRTGRVDTYRPVVERQTVFSLTARLGTVYLGTSTQEGLGAPPVTTTARLAAFDLRTRTVKWEAEPVAGAQAVTSLKHTALALYGITDAGVLFEFDLRTRKVTRTLKVCDRGGDLVLAGRYGYTSDEDAVYELDLVRLTSRKLVQGLASDWFGGGSRINIDPSRRALYALKGRNLIRVAL, encoded by the coding sequence ATGATCCCCCGCCGCCGTTTCCTCCACGCCGCAGCCGTCTCCACCGCCGCTGTCAGCCTGCCCGCCGTCAGCCTGCCCGCCGCTCCCGCGCTGGCCGCCACCCGCGAGCCGAAGGGCACGATCACCGACCTGGGCCCGGCCAGCGTGGCCGGCCCGCTGGGCAACGCCGAGTTCGTCGGTGACGTGCTCTACCTGGGCTCCCGGGGCCTGTCACCCAACGTCGTGGGCGCCTACGACCTGGGCCAGGACAAGGTCACGGCGCACTTCGAGATCCCCACCGGCGTGGGCATCTGGGCGATGTGCAAGGTGGGCACCGACGTCTACGTCGGCACGCACTCCCGCTCCGACCTCTACCGGATCGACACGCTCACCGGCACCACGACCCGGCTGGCCCAGTACACCGACGACTACATCTGGACCATGGCCGCCTCCCCCGACGGCAAGGTCTACCTCGGCACCTCCCAGCCCGGGCGCGTGCTGGAGTACGACCCCGCCACCGGCGCCACCCGCGACCTGGGCGAGCCCGCGCCAGGCGAGGCGTACGTGCGCAGCATCCAGGCCGACGACACGCACGTCTACGCCGGCGTCGGCACCAACGCCCACCTGGTCGCGATCGACCGGCGGACCGGCGAGAAGCGCGACCTGCTGCCCGCGGAGGTGGCCGACCGCGACTGGGTGTCGAGCATGTCGATCAGCGACACGCACGTGGCGGGCGGCATGAACTCGCTGGCGGAGCTGCTCGTGCTGGAGAAGGCGGATCCGGCCGCCTACCGGGTGGTCAAGGCCACCGCGCCGGGCGAGAAGTACATCGTCTCGGTGCTGATCCACGACGGCTGGGTCTACTTCGCCGGCCGCCCCTCCGGCACGTTCTACCGCTACGAGCTCGCGACCGGCACGTACGAGGTGCTCGGGGTGCCCTTCCCGGAGGCGCAGACCGTCCGCCTCCTGGCGCACGGCGGCCGCGTCTACGGTGTCCAGGAGCCGGGCGTCTTCGTCTACGACCCGGCCACCGGCGACCTGGGCTACCTCAGCCACGTCCAGAAGGGGTTCAGGGCGGCCCCCGAGGAGCCCATGTCCGTGCACTGCGACGGCGAGCGCGTCTACGTGGGCGGCAAGGGCGGCTGCGACCTGCACGACCTGGCCACCGGCGAGGTCACCCGGCTGCCCGTCCCCGGTGAGCCGAAGACCATCATGACCGCCGGGACGACCACCTACCTCGGCGTCTACACCCAGGCCGCGCTCTACTCGCACCGCGCCGGCGACCCCGAGGCCAAGCTGCTCTTCCGCACCGGCCACAATCAGGACCGGCCGAAGGACCTGGTCCACGACCGGCTGACCGGCCTGATCGTGATGTCCACCCAGCCGGAGCCGGGGCACCAGAACGGCGCGCTCGACGTCTACGACCCGAGGACCGGCCGCGTGGACACCTACCGCCCGGTCGTCGAACGCCAGACGGTGTTCTCGCTGACCGCCCGGCTGGGCACCGTCTACCTGGGCACCAGCACGCAGGAGGGCCTCGGGGCGCCGCCGGTGACGACCACGGCCCGGCTGGCGGCGTTCGACCTGCGCACCCGTACGGTGAAGTGGGAGGCCGAGCCGGTGGCGGGCGCCCAGGCCGTCACGAGCCTCAAGCACACCGCGCTCGCCCTGTACGGGATCACCGACGCGGGCGTGCTGTTCGAGTTCGACCTGCGCACGCGCAAGGTCACGCGCACGCTGAAGGTCTGCGACAGGGGCGGCGACCTGGTGCTCGCCGGGCGCTACGGCTACACCAGCGACGAGGACGCCGTCTACGAGCTCGACCTGGTGCGGCTCACCTCGCGCAAGCTCGTGCAGGGGCTGGCCAGCGACTGGTTCGGAGGCGGCTCCCGGATCAACATCGACCCGTCCCGCAGGGCGCTGTACGCGCTGAAGGGACGCAACCTGATCCGGGTGGCTCTCTGA
- a CDS encoding amidohydrolase family protein: MTAFDASRLIGDLKVDLDVDVLVGAYPDRDGPPGTPRAVLDTLAAHGIRAGAVASLRAALFDVRSGNDEVLALEPPVVPVGTVDLRDPIGAVRELDRLAGLGVRAVRLFPDEQGVEAGFPSVRHVARKAAELGLVVLTGGDVRRFWQPFSGLDATVVFLDTHFYHLGDFLVVAADEPGFHTSTRLLNSPDALETVPADRLLYGSRTPHYEPVVPLLRLATSGLKPEEIAAVAGGNARRLLG; this comes from the coding sequence GTGACGGCGTTCGACGCGAGCAGGCTGATCGGTGACCTCAAGGTGGACCTCGACGTGGACGTCCTGGTCGGCGCCTACCCCGACCGGGACGGCCCGCCGGGCACGCCCCGGGCGGTGCTGGACACGCTGGCCGCGCACGGCATCAGGGCGGGCGCGGTCGCGTCGTTGCGGGCCGCGCTGTTCGACGTGCGCTCGGGGAACGACGAGGTGCTGGCGCTGGAGCCGCCCGTGGTTCCGGTCGGGACCGTGGACCTGCGCGACCCCATCGGCGCCGTGCGGGAGCTCGACCGGCTGGCCGGGCTGGGCGTCAGGGCCGTCAGGCTGTTCCCCGACGAGCAGGGCGTGGAGGCGGGCTTCCCCTCGGTCCGCCACGTGGCCAGGAAGGCGGCGGAGCTGGGGCTCGTCGTGCTGACCGGGGGTGACGTGCGGCGGTTCTGGCAGCCGTTCTCCGGCCTGGACGCCACGGTGGTCTTCCTGGACACGCACTTCTACCACCTCGGCGACTTCCTCGTGGTGGCCGCCGACGAGCCCGGCTTCCACACCTCGACCCGCCTGCTGAACTCGCCCGACGCGCTGGAGACCGTACCGGCCGACCGGCTCCTGTACGGCTCCAGGACACCCCACTACGAGCCGGTCGTCCCCCTGCTGCGCCTGGCGACCAGCGGGCTGAAGCCGGAGGAGATCGCCGCCGTGGCGGGCGGCAACGCGAGGAGGCTGCTCGGATGA
- a CDS encoding dihydrodipicolinate synthase family protein, protein MIPAHPLALTEDRKLDERRQRALTRYYVEAGAGGLAVGVHTTQFAIHGTGLLAPVLELAAGAAKEFEREVVLVAGATGPTEQAVAEAELARSLGYHMVLLSPYRELDEDGLIERARAVGEVLPVIGFYLQPAVGGRQLSREFWTRLASIESVVGVKVAPFDRYRTLDVLHGVVRAGRAGEVALYTGNDDHILADLITSHRVVVDGRQVEVEFVGGLLGQWAVWVRRAVELLEEAALARSGDDAAVRRLLGLDGHLTDANAAIFDSANGFRGCIPGIHEVLRRQGLLAGRWCLDPEEDLSPGQLAEIDRVWAAYPWLRDDDFVAQGLDRWLA, encoded by the coding sequence GTGATCCCGGCGCATCCGCTGGCCCTGACCGAGGACAGGAAGCTGGACGAGCGCCGCCAGCGCGCGCTGACCCGCTACTACGTCGAGGCCGGCGCGGGTGGGCTGGCGGTGGGCGTGCACACCACGCAGTTCGCCATCCACGGCACCGGCCTGCTCGCGCCCGTGCTCGAACTGGCCGCGGGCGCGGCCAAGGAGTTCGAGCGGGAGGTGGTGCTGGTGGCCGGCGCTACCGGGCCCACCGAGCAGGCGGTGGCGGAGGCGGAGCTGGCCCGGTCGCTCGGCTATCACATGGTGTTGCTGAGCCCGTACCGGGAGCTCGACGAGGACGGGCTGATCGAGCGGGCCAGGGCCGTGGGCGAGGTGCTGCCCGTGATCGGCTTCTACCTGCAGCCCGCCGTGGGCGGGCGGCAACTGTCGCGCGAGTTCTGGACGCGGCTGGCGAGCATCGAGTCCGTCGTGGGCGTCAAGGTCGCGCCCTTCGACCGGTATCGCACGCTGGACGTGCTGCACGGCGTCGTACGGGCGGGCCGGGCCGGGGAGGTGGCGCTCTACACCGGCAACGACGACCACATCCTGGCCGATCTCATCACCTCGCACCGGGTGGTCGTGGACGGGCGGCAGGTGGAGGTGGAGTTCGTCGGCGGGCTGCTCGGCCAGTGGGCCGTGTGGGTGCGGCGGGCGGTGGAGCTGCTGGAGGAGGCCGCGCTGGCACGTTCCGGCGACGACGCCGCGGTGCGCCGGCTGCTCGGCCTGGACGGTCACCTCACCGACGCCAACGCGGCCATCTTCGACTCGGCGAACGGCTTCCGCGGCTGCATCCCGGGCATCCACGAGGTGCTGCGCCGCCAGGGGCTGCTGGCGGGCCGCTGGTGCCTGGACCCGGAGGAGGACCTGTCTCCCGGGCAGCTCGCCGAGATCGACCGCGTCTGGGCCGCCTACCCGTGGCTGCGCGACGACGACTTCGTCGCGCAGGGGCTGGACCGATGGCTGGCCTGA